The following is a genomic window from bacterium.
TTGTTTTTATAAAATTTTCTTGCGCCTCTTTTGTGTCTATCTTATTTAATACAAGAATCTGGGGTTTTTTTAAAAGATTTTCATCATAAAGCCTAATTTCATTATTCAATTCTTTGAATCTTTCAAGGGGAAAGCAGCATCCATCTAATAGATGGATAAGAATCCTTGTCCTCTCAAGGTGTCTTAAAAACCTATTTCCCAATCCCTTTCCCTTATGGGCGTCTTTTATAATTCCTGGAATATCAGCCACAGTAAAAGATGAAAATTCTCTATAAGAAACCACACCAAGGTTTGGAGCAATGGTTGTAAATGGATAATCTGCAATCTTTGGATGGCAGGATGATATACGAGAAATAAGGGTTGATTTTCCTGAGTTTGGAAAGCCTATAATTCCAACATCTGCCAAAAGGATAAGCTTTAGGACTATCTCCTTTATCTCGCCCTTTTCTCCACAAAGGGCAAGATCTATCCTTTTTAAGCTTGCATTCCCCTTTCCACCCCTTCCTCCCTTTGCTGCTGTAAATTCTTCTCCCTCTTTTATAAGATCACAAATTTTCTCTTCTTCAATAAATACCTGTGTTCCTATGGGAATTGGAATTATACAGGGCTTCCCATCCTTTCCATGCTTCTTTTTTCCCTTTCCATGTCCACCCCTTTTTCCCTTATAATGCCTTTTTTTTGAAAGATGAAGGAGGGTATTATAATGCGGGCTTGTTTTTAAAATTACATCCCCTCCCTTTCCTCCATCCCCACCATCTGGGCCACCTTTGGGAACATATTTTTCCCTCCTTGTGCTTACACACCCATTCCCTCCAGAGCCTCCCTCAACTGTTATTTTTATCTCATCAAGGAATTGCCACTTCAACCATTTTTTTTCCGTTCTTCTCTTTAAAAGAGAGGATGCCGCTTACCTTTGCAAATAGGGTATCGTCTTTTCCCCTTCCCACATTCTTTCCAGGGATTACCTTTGTTCCCCTTTGCCTTACCAAGATTGTTCCACCCTTTACAAATTCTTTTGAGAATCTCTTTATCCCAAGCCTCTTTCCCGCAGAATCCCTTCCATTCCTTGAACTTCCTTGTCCTTTTTTATGTGCCATTTTCTCCCTCCCATTATTAAAATATTATAATTGATTGCATAAATTTTTGCAATTATTTATAATTTAGGGAGAATGGAAGATTTAATCGCAAGGCTCCTTAAGGCACTTGGAGAAGACCCGAACAGGGAAGGCTTGATTGATACACCAAAAAGGGTTTCTTCCTCCCTTAAATATCTAACCTCTGGCTATTCAGAAGACCCTATTGATGTATTGAAAAAGGCAATATTTATTGAGGAATATGATGAGATGGTGGTAGTTAAGGATATAGAAATATTTAGTCTTTGTGAACATCACCTTCTTCCATTCTTTGGAAAATGTCATGTTGCCTATATCCCTGATAAAAAAATCGTTGGATTATCCAAGATTGCTAGGGTTGTTGATATCTATGCCAGGAGGCTTCAGGTTCAAGAGAGGCTTACTACACAGATAGCAAATACAATAGAAGAGGTCTTACAGCCAAAGGGTGTTGGTGTGGTTATTGAGGCTTTACACCTCTGTATGACAATGAGGGGCGTTGAAAAACAGAATTCTCATATTGTAACATCATCTATGCTTGGCTTGTTTAGAAAAAATAGAAGCACAAGGATAGAATTTATGAATCTTATAAAATAATGTATCTTCTTGATAAAAATTCTGATCATACAGAGCTTTGCCTAGGAATAGCAAGGGACGGAGCAATTGCTCGGGGAATAAATGATATTATTGTTGCTTCAACCACAGGAAAAACAGGGATAATTGCCGCAAGGATGCTTCAAGGAATGGGAATGAATCTTATTATTGTAACCCATAATGTTGGATTTAAGGAAGAAGGTGCCTATGAGTTAAGCAATGAAAAAAGGCTGGAAATAACGGGATTTGGGGCAAGAATCCTTACAGGGACAATGGTTTTAAGGGGAATAGGAGCAGCCATAAGGGATAAAGGAGGGTATTCACACGAACAGGTTGTGGCAGATACCTTGAGGATATTTGGCCAGGGTGCAAAGGTATGCTGTGAGATAACCGCTATGGCATCTGATGCCGGGCTTATTGGAACAAAGGAGGTAATCGCGGTGGCAGGAACAGGCCATGGTGCTGATTGCGTTTGTGTAATTAAACCTGCTTCATCCAATAAATTCTTTGAAATGAGGGTAATTGAAATATTGGCAAAGCCAAGATGAAGCCCTTGTCTTTGCTTCTTGATTTCTTCCTGCCTTCTGATTGTAAGATTTGTAAAATGCCTCTTGAATATGATGAGGCTTATATCTGCAAGACCTGCTTTTCAAAGGTAGAAGAAATTAAGCCTCCGATATGTAGAAGGTGTGGAAGGCCATCTTTTTCTATTTTTTGCCTTGAATGTAGAAG
Proteins encoded in this region:
- the obgE gene encoding GTPase ObgE, giving the protein MKWQFLDEIKITVEGGSGGNGCVSTRREKYVPKGGPDGGDGGKGGDVILKTSPHYNTLLHLSKKRHYKGKRGGHGKGKKKHGKDGKPCIIPIPIGTQVFIEEEKICDLIKEGEEFTAAKGGRGGKGNASLKRIDLALCGEKGEIKEIVLKLILLADVGIIGFPNSGKSTLISRISSCHPKIADYPFTTIAPNLGVVSYREFSSFTVADIPGIIKDAHKGKGLGNRFLRHLERTRILIHLLDGCCFPLERFKELNNEIRLYDENLLKKPQILVLNKIDTKEAQENFIKT
- the rpmA gene encoding 50S ribosomal protein L27, with translation MAHKKGQGSSRNGRDSAGKRLGIKRFSKEFVKGGTILVRQRGTKVIPGKNVGRGKDDTLFAKVSGILSFKEKNGKKMVEVAIP
- the folE gene encoding GTP cyclohydrolase I FolE, translated to MEDLIARLLKALGEDPNREGLIDTPKRVSSSLKYLTSGYSEDPIDVLKKAIFIEEYDEMVVVKDIEIFSLCEHHLLPFFGKCHVAYIPDKKIVGLSKIARVVDIYARRLQVQERLTTQIANTIEEVLQPKGVGVVIEALHLCMTMRGVEKQNSHIVTSSMLGLFRKNRSTRIEFMNLIK